CGGGCCACATGGAAGACCAGCGCACCCAGCGACTCGACCTCCGTACCCCGGTCGCGCTGCGCGGTGAGGAAGTCCAGCGCGCCAGGCAGCACCGCGGACACCATGGCCAGCAGCGCGAGCGCCGTCGCCACGGCGGCGGACCAGGACAGCCGGGTGGCCCTGCCCCGCGGCGTACCGATCAGCAGCAGCACCGGCCACACCTTCAGCAGCGCCCCGAACCCCGCGAGCGCGCCGAGGAGTTGGGGTCTGCCCAGGCCCACGAGAAGGGCGCAGACGGCCACGGCGGTCACCATCAGGTCGTAACGCGCGTACCCGGTGGGACCGAGCAGTGCCACGCCCGCCACCCATACCCAGGCGCCGCGGACCGAACGTCCGGGGCGCCGCCCCGCGTGGAGCAGCAGACCGAACACCAGGGCGTCGCAGAGCAGACAGAGGGTGAAGAACGCCGTGGCGTAGCCGAGGAAGGGCAGCAGGGCGGGGGAGAGGATCGCGAACGCGGCGCCGGGCGGGTACTGCCAGGTGACGTCCGAACGCGGGAAGGTGCCCGAGCGCAGGACGTCGTACCAGCCCTGGTAGGTGACGGAGACGTCCGGGGTGACGTCGGCGCCCGGGGTGACGAGGATCCTGAGGACACAGACCATCAGGACGGTCCTGGTGAGAAGCCACACCGCGACCGGCCAGACCGCGCGGCTCCCGCCCGCCTTCGTGGCCGCCGCGACGCGGGAGAGTGCCGTGCCCTCGATCACCATGACCACCTGACCGTTTTGGCCGATATGCCTTACGTATGGACGGGAGCCATCATGCGGGGGAACGGGCGCGCGACCGGTGAGGCGGGGCCGTTCGGTACTGTCGGCGGCGATGCACAAGACCTTGATCGTGACCAACGACTTCCCACCCAGGCCCGGCGGCATCCAGGCGTTCCTGCACAACATGGCGCTGCGGCTGGACCCCGACAGGATCGTCGTCTACGCCTCCACCTGGAAGCGCGGCGCCGAGGGCACGGAGGCGACGGCGGCCTTCGACGCCGAGCAGCCCTTCACGGTCGTGCGCGACCGCACGACGATGCTGCTGCCGACCCCGAGGGTGACCGGACGGGCGGTGGGACTGCTGCGTGAACACGGCTGCGAGTCGGTGTGGTTCGGCGCTGCGGCCCCGCTCGGTCTGATGGGCCCCGCGCTGCGCCGGGCGGGTGCCCGGCGGATCGTCGCCACCTCGCACGGCCACGAGGCGGGGTGGGCGCAGCTGCCCGCGGCCCGGCGACTGCTGCGCCGTATCGGCGAGGGGACGGACACGATCACCTACCTCGGCGAGTACACGCGCTCACGGATCGCCGCCGCGCTCACGCCGGAAGCGGCCGGGCGCATGGTCCAACTGCCGCCCGGCGTCGACGAGAAGACGTTCCATCCGGGGTCGGGCGGCGACGCGGTACGCGAGCGGCTGGGGCTCGCGGAGCGGCCGGTGGTGGTCTGCGTCTCGCGGCTGGTGCCGCGCAAGGGGCAGGACACCCTGATCCTCGCCATGCCCGCGATCCTGGCGAGGGTCCCCGACGCCGTGCTGCTGATCGTCGGCGGCGGACCGTACGACAAGGAGCTGCGGAAGCTGGCGACGGAGACCGGCGTCGCCGACTCCGTACGCTTCACCGGCCCCGTGCCCTGGTCCGAGCTGCCCGCCCACTACGGCGCCGGCGACGTCTTCGCGATGCCCTGCCGCACCCGCCGCGGCGGCCTCGACGTGGAGGGCCTGGGCATCGTCTATCTGGAGGCCTCCGCGACGGGCCTCCCAGTGGTCGCGGGCGACTCCGGCGGCGCTCCTGACGCGGTACTGGACGGTGAGACGGGCTGGGTGGTCCATGGCGCCCCGCCGGCGCTCGCCGCCCAGGAATCGGCGGACCGCGTCACGACCCTGCTGCTCGACCCCGAACTCCGCCGTCGCATGGGCACGCGCGGCCGGGACTGGGTCGAGGACCGCTGGCGCTGGGACCTCCTGGCGAACCGCCTGCGCGAGCTGTTGTAGGAGCCCTCAGCCCCGGTACAGCGACTCGATCTCGTCCGCGAAGTGCTTCGCCACCACACCGCGCTTCAGTTTCAGCGACGGCGTGATGTGGCCGGCGTCCTCCGTGAACTGGGCGTCCAGGACACGGAACTTGCGTACCGACTCCGCCTTCGAGACCGCCGCGTTGCCGTCGTCCACCG
The nucleotide sequence above comes from Streptomyces sp. NBC_01716. Encoded proteins:
- a CDS encoding glycosyltransferase family 87 protein, translating into MVIEGTALSRVAAATKAGGSRAVWPVAVWLLTRTVLMVCVLRILVTPGADVTPDVSVTYQGWYDVLRSGTFPRSDVTWQYPPGAAFAILSPALLPFLGYATAFFTLCLLCDALVFGLLLHAGRRPGRSVRGAWVWVAGVALLGPTGYARYDLMVTAVAVCALLVGLGRPQLLGALAGFGALLKVWPVLLLIGTPRGRATRLSWSAAVATALALLAMVSAVLPGALDFLTAQRDRGTEVESLGALVFHVARHLGWDGAVMFSYGSVEFMGPYVPLVSALALLLSVAAFGWLLVWRVKAATFTASTLCDAAFAAVLLFTVTSRVISPQYLIWLVGLAAVCLLLRSSPMALPAVLVVAASAVTVLEFPVFFSNVTASDPLGVTLLVVRNGLLVAATLTACGRLWRGTVPAPRPREGQEVASAAGGEEESKEDTYRLLGS
- a CDS encoding glycosyltransferase family 4 protein, producing the protein MHKTLIVTNDFPPRPGGIQAFLHNMALRLDPDRIVVYASTWKRGAEGTEATAAFDAEQPFTVVRDRTTMLLPTPRVTGRAVGLLREHGCESVWFGAAAPLGLMGPALRRAGARRIVATSHGHEAGWAQLPAARRLLRRIGEGTDTITYLGEYTRSRIAAALTPEAAGRMVQLPPGVDEKTFHPGSGGDAVRERLGLAERPVVVCVSRLVPRKGQDTLILAMPAILARVPDAVLLIVGGGPYDKELRKLATETGVADSVRFTGPVPWSELPAHYGAGDVFAMPCRTRRGGLDVEGLGIVYLEASATGLPVVAGDSGGAPDAVLDGETGWVVHGAPPALAAQESADRVTTLLLDPELRRRMGTRGRDWVEDRWRWDLLANRLRELL